A genomic stretch from Chaetodon auriga isolate fChaAug3 chromosome 17, fChaAug3.hap1, whole genome shotgun sequence includes:
- the LOC143335745 gene encoding polyhomeotic-like protein 1 isoform X1, with amino-acid sequence METDGEQNQQGASANGSAASGTSSRPSPMNSMSLYERQAVQALQALQRQPNAAQYFQQLMLQQQINNAQLQNLAAVQQVKATLAASRQSSPSSSSSSQTTSTTAASVTSGSGSTTSSRPMGASATSTISQSVLLSGTAGGQGQMYLRVNRSLRAPISSQLIFMPGSTATAAVATVAQQPQAQQQETTPTSSSSGQSDNDQVQNLAMRGVSSTKGVGVKTEAPERSDSAAYSLVQPSHQSNSQSPTKPSQPQPQPPHIKIPTYPQPTNLKAHPSSTSGASSSSSTSSIPLSQLLLHGTRTLTTGTTAPTAAHTLVLTSSAASQPHGYPVGTATIKPAVNAQTLVVQPLQKTSLSAEKTGHGNGPIPIQPKTLQGLRLPLQLPSRNPPPILPAPPPTSGSAQPPHIPVQIVGARQSTLGNTQALALARGSCCQDGTTVLSSSSSLLTMVASIASREGGVVGRGVGLKTLQSPQEAPSLAQVSQVHPQANQSSGQAQNGPLASCPASSQSPTVSSAPASMSRSSLSLPLTTEEQRGASAGVTTNGDSSESQTPQGKQLTGSLKRKSDSTSANDEDGPSPPRLQPVRDHASALPPNPIKAGSGAPPPASSSPSPVLAVSRGVCGQGERAPPPQAVVKPNVLTHLIEGFVIQEGAEPFPVCGSVKDSTGEDLTNDSPDTNQSETVTTATVLKCEYCKNFAPASQFRGTKRFCSMSCAKRYNVSFRQNFCVRQGQGQGHAPDQDQGHGHLSNSDEEGGITRRRVPRRTSSEIASAKIAGRPIPVKCRSESSHSEEESSGEEDEDDPMSLSPASSASCHQPPPPPLLTESSAPSCLPASPGQWSVEEVSQFISSLQGCEELASQFLSQEIDGQALLLLKEEHLMSTMNIKLGPALKICAHINNLRD; translated from the exons ATGGAGACGGACGGAGAGCAGAACCAGCAGGGGGCCTCCGCCAATGGGAGCGCTGCGTCTGGGACGAGCTCCCGCCCCTCTCCAATGAATTCCATGTCTCTGTATGAAAGACAGGCTGTgcag GCCCTGCAGGCGTTACAGAGGCAGCCCAATGCAGCTCAGTACTTCCAGCAGCTGATGCTGCAACAGCAGATCAACAACGCCCAGCTGCAGAACCTGGCCGCCGTGCAACAGgtaaag gcGACTCTGGCTGCCAGTCGTCAGTCAAGtccttccagcagcagctcgtctCAGACCACCAGCACCACAGCT GCCAGCGTGACATCTGGATCAGGTTCGACAACCAGCAGCCGTCCTATGGGCGCCTCAGCAACGTCCACAATCAGccagtcagtgctgctgagcGGGACAGCAGGAGGGCAGGGACAGATGTACCTGAGG GTCAACCGCTCCCTGAGGGCGCCCATCTCCTCACAGCTCATCTTTATGCCTGGCAGCACTGCAACCGCTGCGGTGGCAACCGTCGCCCAGCAGCCACAGGCTCAGCAACAGGAAACGACACCAACTTCCTCTTCCAGCGGCCAATCGGATAATGATCAG GTGCAGAATCTGGCCATGCGAGGTGTGTCCAGCACCAAAGGTGTTGGTGTTAAGACTGAAGCCCCGGAGAGGAGCGACTCAG ctGCATACTCCCTGGTCCAGCCCTCCCACCAGTCAAACTCCCAGTCCCCGACTAAGCCCAGCCAGCCTCAGCCCCAGCCGCCCCACATCAAAATCCCCACGTACCCTCAGCCCACCAACCTCAAAGCCCACCCTTCTTCCACCTCTGGcgcctcctcctcgtcctccacctcctccatccctctctcccagCTCCTGCTTCATGGAACCCGGACTCTCACCACAGGAACCACAGCtcccacagcagcacacacccTGGTCCTGACGTCCAGCGCGGCATCCCAGCCCCACGGGTATCCTGTTGGCACAGCGACCATCAAACCGGCGGTCAACGCTCAGACGCTGGTGGTGCAGCCTCTGCAGAAGACGTCGCTCAGTGCGGAGAAAACGGGCCACGGGAACGGGCCGATCCCCATCCAACCCAAAACTCTGCAAGGCCTCCGCCTGCCCCTCCAGCTCCCTTCTAGGAACCCCCCTCCCATCCTGCCCGCCCCACCGCCCACCAGTGGCTCCGCCCAGCCGCCACACATCCCGGTCCAAATTGTTGGGGCGAGGCAAAGCACGCTGGGAAACACGcaggctctggctctggctcgAGGCAGCTGCTGCCAGGACGGTACCACCGTCCTCAGCAGCTCGTCCAGCCTGCTCACCATGGTGGCCTCCATCGCTTCCAGAGAGGGCGGGGTCGTTGGCCGAGGGGTGGGGCTAAAGACTCTTCAGTCTCCCCAAGAGGCCCCCTCATTGGCTCAGGTCTCTCAGGTGCATCCGCAGGCCAATCAAAGCTCTGGACAGGCTCAGAATGGACCCCTGGCCTCGTGCCCTGCCTCCTCACAGTCCCccactgtttcctctgctccCGCCTCCATGTCtcgctcctccctctccctccccttgACGAcggaagagcagagaggagcatcAGCTGGTGTGACCACCAATGGAGATTCATCGGAAAGTCAGACGCCACAG GGAAAACAATTGACTGGCTcactaaaaagaaaatcagactCCACTTCAGCCAATGACGAAGATGGCCCCTCCCCTCCACGGCTCCAGCCAGTCAGAGATCACGCCTCAGCACTCCCGCCCAATCCCATCAAAGCAG GCTCCggtgctcctcctccagcctcctcctctccctccccagtGCTGGCAGTGTCCCGTGGGGTCTGCGGCCAGGGCGAGAGAGCTCCTCCCCCCCAGGCTGTGGTTAAACCGAACGTCCTGACGCACCTCATCGAGGGCTTCGTCATCCAGGAAGGGGCAGAGCCTTTCCCT gtatGTGGTTCAGTAAAGGACTCAACCGGTGAGGATTTAACCAATGACAGCCCGGACACGAACCAATCAGAGACTGTTACGACAGCGACAG TGCTGAAGTGTGAGTACTGTAAAAACTTTGCTCCTGCCAGCCAGTTCAGAGGCACCAAAAGGTTCTGCTCCATGTCTTGTGCCAAGAG GTACAACGTCAGCTTCAGGCAGAACTTCTGCGTGCGGCAGGGTCAAGGTCAAGGTCACGCTCCGGATCAGGATCAGGGCCACGGTCACCTTTCCAACTCAGACGAGGAGGGAGGGATCACCAGGCGGAGGGTTCCCCGCAGGACCAGCTCAGAGATAGCCAGTGCCAAGATAGCAGGGAGACCCATACCTGTGAAG TGCCGTTCAGAGTCCAGCCATTCAGAGGAGGAGtccagtggagaggaggacgaagacGACCCCATGTCCCTCTCACCGGCCTCCTCGGCCTCCTGCCACcagccgcctcctcctccgctcctgACGGAGAGTTCTGCACccagctgcctgcctgccagccCCGGCCAGTGGAGCGTGGAGGAGGTGTCCCAGTTTATTTCCTCACTACAAG GCTGTGAGGAGCTCGCCTCCCAGTTCCTGTCACAGGAGATTGACGGAcaggccctgctgctgctgaaggaggagcATCTCATGTCCACCATGAACATCAAGCTCGGTCCTGCCCTCAAGATCTGCGCCCACATTAACAACCTGAGAGACTGA
- the LOC143335745 gene encoding polyhomeotic-like protein 1 isoform X2 — METDGEQNQQGASANGSAASGTSSRPSPMNSMSLYERQAVQALQALQRQPNAAQYFQQLMLQQQINNAQLQNLAAVQQATLAASRQSSPSSSSSSQTTSTTAASVTSGSGSTTSSRPMGASATSTISQSVLLSGTAGGQGQMYLRVNRSLRAPISSQLIFMPGSTATAAVATVAQQPQAQQQETTPTSSSSGQSDNDQVQNLAMRGVSSTKGVGVKTEAPERSDSAAYSLVQPSHQSNSQSPTKPSQPQPQPPHIKIPTYPQPTNLKAHPSSTSGASSSSSTSSIPLSQLLLHGTRTLTTGTTAPTAAHTLVLTSSAASQPHGYPVGTATIKPAVNAQTLVVQPLQKTSLSAEKTGHGNGPIPIQPKTLQGLRLPLQLPSRNPPPILPAPPPTSGSAQPPHIPVQIVGARQSTLGNTQALALARGSCCQDGTTVLSSSSSLLTMVASIASREGGVVGRGVGLKTLQSPQEAPSLAQVSQVHPQANQSSGQAQNGPLASCPASSQSPTVSSAPASMSRSSLSLPLTTEEQRGASAGVTTNGDSSESQTPQGKQLTGSLKRKSDSTSANDEDGPSPPRLQPVRDHASALPPNPIKAGSGAPPPASSSPSPVLAVSRGVCGQGERAPPPQAVVKPNVLTHLIEGFVIQEGAEPFPVCGSVKDSTGEDLTNDSPDTNQSETVTTATVLKCEYCKNFAPASQFRGTKRFCSMSCAKRYNVSFRQNFCVRQGQGQGHAPDQDQGHGHLSNSDEEGGITRRRVPRRTSSEIASAKIAGRPIPVKCRSESSHSEEESSGEEDEDDPMSLSPASSASCHQPPPPPLLTESSAPSCLPASPGQWSVEEVSQFISSLQGCEELASQFLSQEIDGQALLLLKEEHLMSTMNIKLGPALKICAHINNLRD, encoded by the exons ATGGAGACGGACGGAGAGCAGAACCAGCAGGGGGCCTCCGCCAATGGGAGCGCTGCGTCTGGGACGAGCTCCCGCCCCTCTCCAATGAATTCCATGTCTCTGTATGAAAGACAGGCTGTgcag GCCCTGCAGGCGTTACAGAGGCAGCCCAATGCAGCTCAGTACTTCCAGCAGCTGATGCTGCAACAGCAGATCAACAACGCCCAGCTGCAGAACCTGGCCGCCGTGCAACAG gcGACTCTGGCTGCCAGTCGTCAGTCAAGtccttccagcagcagctcgtctCAGACCACCAGCACCACAGCT GCCAGCGTGACATCTGGATCAGGTTCGACAACCAGCAGCCGTCCTATGGGCGCCTCAGCAACGTCCACAATCAGccagtcagtgctgctgagcGGGACAGCAGGAGGGCAGGGACAGATGTACCTGAGG GTCAACCGCTCCCTGAGGGCGCCCATCTCCTCACAGCTCATCTTTATGCCTGGCAGCACTGCAACCGCTGCGGTGGCAACCGTCGCCCAGCAGCCACAGGCTCAGCAACAGGAAACGACACCAACTTCCTCTTCCAGCGGCCAATCGGATAATGATCAG GTGCAGAATCTGGCCATGCGAGGTGTGTCCAGCACCAAAGGTGTTGGTGTTAAGACTGAAGCCCCGGAGAGGAGCGACTCAG ctGCATACTCCCTGGTCCAGCCCTCCCACCAGTCAAACTCCCAGTCCCCGACTAAGCCCAGCCAGCCTCAGCCCCAGCCGCCCCACATCAAAATCCCCACGTACCCTCAGCCCACCAACCTCAAAGCCCACCCTTCTTCCACCTCTGGcgcctcctcctcgtcctccacctcctccatccctctctcccagCTCCTGCTTCATGGAACCCGGACTCTCACCACAGGAACCACAGCtcccacagcagcacacacccTGGTCCTGACGTCCAGCGCGGCATCCCAGCCCCACGGGTATCCTGTTGGCACAGCGACCATCAAACCGGCGGTCAACGCTCAGACGCTGGTGGTGCAGCCTCTGCAGAAGACGTCGCTCAGTGCGGAGAAAACGGGCCACGGGAACGGGCCGATCCCCATCCAACCCAAAACTCTGCAAGGCCTCCGCCTGCCCCTCCAGCTCCCTTCTAGGAACCCCCCTCCCATCCTGCCCGCCCCACCGCCCACCAGTGGCTCCGCCCAGCCGCCACACATCCCGGTCCAAATTGTTGGGGCGAGGCAAAGCACGCTGGGAAACACGcaggctctggctctggctcgAGGCAGCTGCTGCCAGGACGGTACCACCGTCCTCAGCAGCTCGTCCAGCCTGCTCACCATGGTGGCCTCCATCGCTTCCAGAGAGGGCGGGGTCGTTGGCCGAGGGGTGGGGCTAAAGACTCTTCAGTCTCCCCAAGAGGCCCCCTCATTGGCTCAGGTCTCTCAGGTGCATCCGCAGGCCAATCAAAGCTCTGGACAGGCTCAGAATGGACCCCTGGCCTCGTGCCCTGCCTCCTCACAGTCCCccactgtttcctctgctccCGCCTCCATGTCtcgctcctccctctccctccccttgACGAcggaagagcagagaggagcatcAGCTGGTGTGACCACCAATGGAGATTCATCGGAAAGTCAGACGCCACAG GGAAAACAATTGACTGGCTcactaaaaagaaaatcagactCCACTTCAGCCAATGACGAAGATGGCCCCTCCCCTCCACGGCTCCAGCCAGTCAGAGATCACGCCTCAGCACTCCCGCCCAATCCCATCAAAGCAG GCTCCggtgctcctcctccagcctcctcctctccctccccagtGCTGGCAGTGTCCCGTGGGGTCTGCGGCCAGGGCGAGAGAGCTCCTCCCCCCCAGGCTGTGGTTAAACCGAACGTCCTGACGCACCTCATCGAGGGCTTCGTCATCCAGGAAGGGGCAGAGCCTTTCCCT gtatGTGGTTCAGTAAAGGACTCAACCGGTGAGGATTTAACCAATGACAGCCCGGACACGAACCAATCAGAGACTGTTACGACAGCGACAG TGCTGAAGTGTGAGTACTGTAAAAACTTTGCTCCTGCCAGCCAGTTCAGAGGCACCAAAAGGTTCTGCTCCATGTCTTGTGCCAAGAG GTACAACGTCAGCTTCAGGCAGAACTTCTGCGTGCGGCAGGGTCAAGGTCAAGGTCACGCTCCGGATCAGGATCAGGGCCACGGTCACCTTTCCAACTCAGACGAGGAGGGAGGGATCACCAGGCGGAGGGTTCCCCGCAGGACCAGCTCAGAGATAGCCAGTGCCAAGATAGCAGGGAGACCCATACCTGTGAAG TGCCGTTCAGAGTCCAGCCATTCAGAGGAGGAGtccagtggagaggaggacgaagacGACCCCATGTCCCTCTCACCGGCCTCCTCGGCCTCCTGCCACcagccgcctcctcctccgctcctgACGGAGAGTTCTGCACccagctgcctgcctgccagccCCGGCCAGTGGAGCGTGGAGGAGGTGTCCCAGTTTATTTCCTCACTACAAG GCTGTGAGGAGCTCGCCTCCCAGTTCCTGTCACAGGAGATTGACGGAcaggccctgctgctgctgaaggaggagcATCTCATGTCCACCATGAACATCAAGCTCGGTCCTGCCCTCAAGATCTGCGCCCACATTAACAACCTGAGAGACTGA